Sequence from the Sardina pilchardus chromosome 15, fSarPil1.1, whole genome shotgun sequence genome:
CATCACTTGGACTTATCTTGATCCTCCTCTTCCGTCCAGCTGTGGGTGGCAGAAGATGAAGAAGCAGCATCAGAGAGGCCATGTCACTGTCCCAGTCTATCAGGGGAGAAACAAGGCTGTGATGATTAAAAACATAAAGCAAAGTATTAGTAATATCAACCAACCATGCCGTCAAGCTTACCATTTTCTTCATTCTCTGTGAGTTTCTCAGCAGCTTTTAGCAGGCGACACACAACAGTTGACGGAGTCAGGTGTTTGGCCTCTTTGATGACCTTGGGCTTCAAGGAGGTGTCCCACTTCTCAAGCAACTTGGAGCTTGTTTCAGCACCAAAGAGCAGCAAGAAGTCCTGATTTATCTGTTGATCATACATAAACGCATACAGTGTATTAAGCCAGGGCTCAGTATTGATAATGTTGCATTAGGCCTAAGAGATTTTGACCATATTCATACagcgtacagtatgtccacataCATCTTATGTCTGTTTTAAAGATGGAAAGTACATCATCCACAATTAAACCATTGTCAGAACAAATatctttgaaaacaaaatacagtCAGGAGGCCAAGATGACCAATGAGTGCATTTGTTCATCCAATTTAGCAAAATACTGAAGAATAAAGTCTGgagttgaaaataaaataaattaattgtgCAACTCACTAGTCCTTTGACATCCAAAAagcgtggaaatgttttgaaGACATCTGCAGTTCTTTGTGGGTCATGCGCTAAGTCTTGGCGATGTTGGAACGTCATCTTCATCTTCTGAAGTACACTTGCTTCATCAGGAGTGTGAACAAGAAATGAAATAGCCTCCCTGCAGGCATATCAATCAAGCTGCTGAGGCAGTGTGCTTGCTGATCTTCGGCGCTTCGGCCCTTGTTCTTGAGGCACTGGGGCTTCCTTGGCTGGCCGTTTAACTGTAGTCCTAGACATGGTCTTGAGGCTCCACGCTAAATATCCACTGCATTTCTCCCCATCGTAGAAATGCTCCTGTTGCAtttaaatgaattaatgaaCATCACAAAACACTATCTATGACACTACATTTCCAGTCACTATCAAAATGTTTTaatctttcccattttttttagCTACGGTAATTATTCATTGATGAAAACTAAAACGTTAATCTGTGCTATGTTTTTTTACAATCATTGCCAAACTTACATAGCCTTTTGGAGAAAAGGGATCCTTCAGTGAAGGAAAGAGCGTAATAATTCCCAGGGCATACTTCTCCCTCTGCTGACGGCTGGGAATCCTGCTTTAGAGAAAAGACAACAGTCCATCTTAAATTAGTTTTATTTAATACAGACAGAAGTTACAATATATCATTACAATAACATATGGTCCTTCTTTACAGCTATTATAATATCAACCTTATTAACTCTTACCCATGTCTCTCGGTCATATCACTTGCCAGTATGTTGACAAGCTGTCTCCGGGTGCGGTGGCTCAGTGAATTTTCTGACTTGTACTCTTCAAGAATATCCTCTCCTCCAGGCTTCCTAAGCAAGGCATTTTCAACCATCTGCTCACATAAAAAAAGTTATGTGTATGATATATATAACAAATAAATCACCGGAAGAAACACATACCACATCATGTTTGTATACACTAAAGGTGAAATCCAGTAGAgatgcaaaatacaaatacctAGAGGTAAACCAATAACATTACTTTGATTAAGGGCGAGTTTGGAACCACATGCTTTGATTGGTGAGAATTTCAATTACCTCTTTTGCAGCCTCTGACACAGAAACTTTTCCTGTAGAACTACCCATGTCTTCTTTGCTGGATCTACTCCGGCCTGTGGGAATACCCTGATCCCTTAGGTCACTGTCACTTGAAGAAAGTGACATGGTGTCCGTGAGGGAAGAGTGTGTATCCGGGGAAGATGGGGTTGAATGAGCTAGAGGGGAAAAATCTTTACAAAAGAGCATTTGATTAAGTTCATTTTTGTGTCTGTATCCATTTTACAATACAAGTTTAGGTAACTTAAACTCTGGTGACAGTTGGtaatattattaataacaaGCTGTGTAAtaatgtattactgtaagtatTAGACAACATATCACATAAAACTAGCCCAACCCTGTCCAATATCATCATATCATTCCATGAAGAAAGGTCACTAGCAGCTGCATGAAAGAGCAAAACTTGGCTATGCATTGACTGTAGGCTAAATTGACAACATACGATTTTCTGATGACACCTACCTTCATCTGAAATCCTTTCACGTACTGTCAGGCATAGATCTGGATGAGCCTCCAATAACTCAAGAAGAATGTCTTCGTCAACAGCTGTATCAGTTTCATCGAAAATCTCAAGTTGAGCAGCATCAGAAAGCCCAAACTTACTTTTGACTGTCAGAGATTGAGAGAGCAAATGTATCCATAGAAAGTCACCACAAACAAATCTTGAACAGCACAGATTGAATAATTGATCACCCTGTTTTGCTCTTGACTCTGAAATATTACAACACTTGTTATCAGTAGTATTATGAGTTACGCCACTGCATACGAGGTTATAAAAATAACCTTACCTTCAGTGATTAATTCCAAAAAGGTGAAGCCTGAATGCAATTTGATGTACTTCTTTACACTGAAGTATTTCACTTTTAGCAACATGGTGTCCGGCTAAAACTGCACCTGTGTAGAAAGTGGGAAATATTTGAAAATCTTTGAACTCGTTTAGCCATGCTATGAGGAACACACTATGACGTTTActaactaacacacagacaacgTTCCCAAAATAGTCTGTGTTGCATGAAGCCCTAACGACAGTCTCTGACCATGTTCTTAAAAATCGTGTGTCATCATTGACCTGCTGCTGGCACTCCTGGATAATATGCAGGATTGCTAAACTTGGTTATGTGCAGTTGTGCCCAgaaaatgctctctctccccctcaaacCCGCTCGCCGCACACACCCCTCCTTTTTAAATCTGGTTTACGTTATGGAACAACATTGAAACATAATATTCTGACAGACATTCTCTCACACCCTAACTTAtctagctgtagcctatattgctACTAGCTTGCTGCTAGTCGCATTTTTATACGAACTCATATGGCTAACGTGAAACGCATATTAAATTCTAATCCAATTTTAACCTTAGTCAACAACCATGCCAACAATGTCCCAAGCCAACGTTAAGATACACTTTGCAAGCAAGCAATCCTTGTATTACCACGTTTTTGCAAGCTTTGAGATAATGGGTGCCGGTGCCCCAAACCCCGCCTAGCAAAACTTAAAAACTATGCAAACTGTCTGTGTTAAATTAGTAAACGCATTTCTTACCTTAAGAGTATTCCTGACAATAATTGTCTCTCCACGTTACCAACTAGCTGTTATATATGGGCATGCATTGTCAATGAACTCACATTACCTATAATTACTTCCAAATAGAGGTTCTCTAACGTCTGCATTTTCAAAAGACAACAACGACTCCCCccacttcctccccctcctccttcccgctcattcagtaggctatgtaaaaataaaacccactAGCATTTCGTAATTAATAATACAAAGAAAGTGGACTGTTAAGCAATGATATTACCTGTAAACAACATATATTTACGCTGTACAATAAAAACGTTTGGGAGATAATGTCGATAGCCTACTTTGGCGATAGGTAGGCTAGTTTAGCCTGcagtttgcaaagttttgcaTGCTTTGTTTGATAGATAGTCACATTCCACCAAacattaaaaagtgatttaaatAACAGCACCCTCAATATAGGTATGGTTCTTACCTTTTCGCCTGTGTGCACGTAGCCTGTATCGATCTCGATTCCAAGCAAGGTGTCATGGTGGCAGGTCCAGGAAAGAGAGCGTGCCAAAACCGGATGTAGAAAGTAACTCGAAACTGAGTGTTAACTATTAACTCCTTCGAATAACACCACCAATAGAGCTTTTTTAGCACTGCAAGTGTTGAAACAACACCCCAATCAACACCCATTAACTCTGAATTATTCACACCAGAAATTTTAACTCAAATTAACACTACCGATTTTGCTGTGTATGGACTTTCCTTCATCTTAAATTGCACTGGCATATAGGTCAAAAAGCATCTGCGTGCTTGTAATGATTTCTGATGTTATAAAAGAATTATTCACCAAATTCAAAAGCAACTTGAAGCTTGTGGGAGAATCAGAAGGGATGTCACTGGATATGCCTCCTTACACAATCTTATCAGAGTACAGGCAATCTCTTCCAAAACAAGCCGTGAATGATTTATTCATTCCAtccagagagaaagactgacaaGTAAGTTTTCTTTGAGGGGGGCTTTAACATCAAGTAAAGGTGTTTCCCTCTGTCTTCACTTATTCTATGTATGTACATCTTTATCAATTTCTGCCTGATTTTTTTCTGACCCCATTTTACAGAATATCATTTCCCTCTCTTTGGAATGTATTCAGGTCAACACAATCCCCAACTCTGTGGTGTATGTAGAAGTTACTTCTGGAAGTATGTCTCatgtagggatgcaacggtacagttttgccacggttcggtttgtatcacggtttttgggccacggtaacggttcggtttcaatatatcaatattatcttggctctagcatacaggaggctatatttgccttttctatttcaaatcaacaatgtgcttctacttacacttgcagagaaaatattaaatgcatagcctgacacagatgaagcagaatcacaaaaatgtattaaaagaaaaaaacaccatcattgccttctgtcataaacaggcaatgttatccatagtgcagtgcagcataaagtaatgtgtagttatttatttaataaactcactgttcttcacacatttaaagaaaatacttaactgttatacgggtcattccgtgtcaaatcagataagattgttgctgcaccgtctcagattttgttcaaactttgtgtatatcatcaatgggtcctaaaaccaaggcctgtgaaatatttctgtggaaatcatctgtcttcatatcttttttagaccttgaaattctttcatttttacagcttgaaaaacacatgccatgtctgggcattaatatattgacaaatatgttccctagcctccccaaattttctagagtggaagatcaactcataataagcatgtgtaaacaatttaaagtctgtactaaatgtctcttgactctcgaaagggccctcaattttggaaaaacgtgcattaagtgtgatattaAGGGTAttaaaaaactgtttatctttttcacttggtatcagtcactatttcctcttcaaataaggcagttaattaatgttttcccacaatttgaagtctccacaacaaataaccatgacaataataacaataaaacaaggcatgtttgtattttgtgtcattttcatgtaactgaaatgctatgtggggtaggtagtaggatcatgaaaatctatgtggaaatagaaaagtatatggacatgtagtgtgtaaagttctaatattgcgtcgaagccccgttcacagaataaatgcatgtagttacaggtgttttggtaacaccagaataaacatttacaataaaaaaagtgaagtttggcacccccctctggtgaaacagtagcattttgctacttttacaaggcattaactctggtagctatttgaatggaatggaaaggctgtATTTTACTTcccgtattcaaaaagaagcagaaattcctaataccttgaaattgaaaaggatgccaaataCACAGAATTatatacttgaaattatgttttaaccattaatctaaaataggcctatcattagTTGGTGGCCTTTTTGCTATCCTTTTCAAtatcaaggtattaggaat
This genomic interval carries:
- the LOC134101752 gene encoding uncharacterized protein LOC134101752, which gives rise to MLLKVKYFSVKKYIKLHSGFTFLELITEVKSKFGLSDAAQLEIFDETDTAVDEDILLELLEAHPDLCLTVRERISDEDFSPLAHSTPSSPDTHSSLTDTMSLSSSDSDLRDQGIPTGRSRSSKEDMGSSTGKVSVSEAAKEMVENALLRKPGGEDILEEYKSENSLSHRTRRQLVNILASDMTERHGRIPSRQQREKYALGIITLFPSLKDPFSPKGYINQDFLLLFGAETSSKLLEKWDTSLKPKVIKEAKHLTPSTVVCRLLKAAEKLTENEENDWDSDMASLMLLLHLLPPTAGRKRRIKISPSDAEHKMVHFHKSGCSIDEHLRGLEGKQPYILAVGRVQNRIDTFYIAVDKQLIPCQATCSLSAFDELFKSHYVFNLSYDESLVHLYTFVQTTIFNIDVTSTDESLHVRELRAKILNEN